Below is a window of Methanobacterium aggregans DNA.
CAACATAACCAAACTCATCAACCAAACTCTTCTTCAAACTATCAATAGACCTTAAAGGATCAAAAATTCCCATCTTATTACCACCATTTTAAGATTTTTCCAATACTTTTGCCTACATTTTTCACAGCATTAACAGCTTTTTTTACCGTGTTTTTAACTGTTTTAACTACTTTTTTTGCAACTTTCTTAACAGCTCTAACAGCTTTTTTAACCACTTTTTTAACTGTCCTAACTACCTTCTTAGCAGCCTTTTTCACAGTTTTCACAGCTTTTTTAACCACTTTTTTAACGGTTCTCACTACTTTCTTAGCAGCCTTTTTAACGGTTTTCACAGTTTTTTTAACAGCTTTTTTAACGGTTTTCACTGCCTTTTTAGCTGTTTTAACAATTTTAACAGCAGTGTTCTTAACCGCTTTAGCTGTGTTTTTCACAATCTTCTTGACTGTGTTAACTGTATTCTTAACTTTATTAACAACTTTTTTGGTTGCCACCTTCACTGCATTAGGAATTAGTTTCTTTCCCTCAACAATTAGCTTCTTACCAATATCCTTCACCGTACTGCCCAACCACTTAGCATTACTAACAACAGATTCTATGGTCTCATTCCAAGCCTTCTTAATATTTATTTGGATTCCAACTATTCAGATTAAAAATAGTTGTAACAGACTTCACAGTATCATAACCAAACAAACGCTTATAAACAGAACTCTCAATAATTTTCCCCAACACCTCCTTGCCAGAAAACCCCGCAACCAACTCAAAACACGCTGGAATCAAACCCAAACTAGGATCCAACAAAGAACTCAACTTCGAAGAAACACCCAAAAAAAAAGCTCAACAGGATCCTTTGTAAAAATACCCAATTTACTCAAAAAGTAAGTCACTGGCTTTTCTACAAATCGCCAATATTTTAATAATATTGGACTTTTGGTGAGTAAGTTACCTGCAAGCGTTCCCAGTCGACCAATAGGAATAACTGAAACTAAAAGGAGTAAAAAACTCCCAACAGACAAATCACCATTCTCATCCACACCCGTAAAGAACTTAATAACCTGCTTAATATTTTCCCCACCCCACGTATGGTCAAGGTTACTGTAACCGTAAATATGGAAAAAATCATAATTAAAGAAATCCCAAACATTACCGGTTGTCCAAGCCTTCTGAGCGGCTTGCATCAACTTATCTTGTATGTAAAACTGATAAAAAAGCGGGCTAAAAGGATTCTCCAAAAACGCAGCAGAACCACCATAAACAGAACCCTGCACATTACAATCCAAAGAATTACCCGCATAACTCAAAAACCCATCCAACAAACAAACCAAACATCCATAATACTAATACTAAAGGATTAAACAAAACAAAAGACATTACAATTTTCACCATTAAAAATCTCCTTTTACAATTATCAAAAGTGTTAATATTTATAAAAGCATGTTAAAGCTCCTAAAAACTCAAAAATAATAATTAATACCTTAAAATTTAAGTATTAATCCCAATAAACAAAATCTAAGTAGATAACTCATTTTTGGGATCCTGATAACAGATCATGAAACTATCCTCAATGACTTGGCATCCTTGAGTATGATCTCCATGCTGCCCCTGTACTCGCTCACAGTTCCAACTGCATTTATCCTCCTTTTATCCATTCCCTGAATGGTTAGATTTCCTTTTTCTATATCCGTTGCAGAGCTGTCGAATATCACCAGGGTTATCTCACCTGTGCCGTCCATTACCTTAATGAAGTAGGTGTTGCTTGTTTTGGATTTACCGACCTTCTGAACAACCCCCTCAACTGCAACATCCTCATCAAGCATCCCCCTGTCTATCTGACTTATCTTAACTTCCCTTGGCATTACCTGTCCTGCAAATATCACCATTCCCAGGAGCCCTATTATGGATGTTGCAAGGGCCAGTTTGAATATTTGATGATCCTCCATTTTCACCACCATGAATCCGTTGTTAAATTCAATTCCAGAGAATTTCCAGAATATTTCTTTTTTAATAGGATTTTTTATGCTTTTTTAAGGTGTTTATTTCATATCCAAAATATTATTAATAATTATATAATATTTAGTATTAATAATGTTTGGGTGAATACTCCGTACCTATCATGGCTTCTGAGAATCTAAAAAAGTGAGAGTCTAAAAAAAAATACCCTGAATACATTGAAAAGAGATGAATTTAAAGCAGAATAGTTGATATTTAAAAAAAAAGTTGTTTTATTCTATATATTTCAAAGATTAAAAAGAAATTAAAAAATATGAATAATTTAGGATCATTCAAACCTCTTTGAACATTGATTCAACACGTTCTAAAGTGTCGATATCCTCAATACTTATATCTTCCCTTATCCTCTTCACAACAGGGAACCTCAATGAGTAGCCAACCTCGTACTCCGGACTCTTAACGATCTCACTGTAGGCAATTTCAAGGATGATGGAAGGAACAATCTCCACCTTCCTGCCGGTTTTCTTGGTTATGAGTGGTTCAACCATTTCAGAAAGTTCCAGAAGCATCTGATCGTCTAAACCTGTTGCTGCATGTGCAATGGTCTTCAGCTCATTGTTTTCATCCTGAACTGCCAGTAGATAAGAACCTATAAAGTGAGCCCGCTTACCTTTACCATAGGTTCCACCAACAACCACCAGGTCAAGGGTTTCAGGTTCTGCCTTGCGTTTGAGCATTTTCTTCCCCCTTATACCAGGCATGTAGG
It encodes the following:
- a CDS encoding OB-fold nucleic acid binding domain-containing protein; its protein translation is MEDHQIFKLALATSIIGLLGMVIFAGQVMPREVKISQIDRGMLDEDVAVEGVVQKVGKSKTSNTYFIKVMDGTGEITLVIFDSSATDIEKGNLTIQGMDKRRINAVGTVSEYRGSMEIILKDAKSLRIVS